The sequence below is a genomic window from Bacillota bacterium.
GAAAAGACTCTAAAATGATGCGTTTCATGTATAAATTAAGTCCAAAAGCAGCTATTAAAATGATTTCAAAAATGATGAAAGATCAAATTCAATAACAAGTCAAAAACTTAAGCATTGTTTTTTTACAGTTCACGCTTTATAAAGCATTCTTAAATCTATAAAACTAATCATCGAATTCTTCTGCTTTGAGAAGATTCGATGATTTTATTTTTAGTGAATAATTTAGTATATGAAAATAAATTGATACATTCAAAATGAAACTTAGAAGTTTAAACTAGTCAGTAGTGTCAGAAGTTAGTGGTTTAAAAAAGAAAATTCTGTGATAGTCTTTTCTTTTTTTTATGATGATGCTAATATAAAGATAATAATATTTTTTTACTTTCTTTTTTTTACTAACCTTTAAACAAAGATGTAAAACATCAGAAGGGAAATTGCAATGAAAAAACACTTTTTTATGTCAATATTGACAATTTGCTTGGTTTTTTTGATGACTGCTTGTGGGCAATTGGCAGGAAATAGCCCTATCGTTTATGAACCACCCACAGACGTTACCGCCTGGATGGATCTTAATCAAGGTGAAACCATTACTGAGATGCATTCTGGAAACATGCACCGTATCTATTTAACTTCAACTGGAAGATTATTGGCTATTGGAAATAACGAATATGGTCAATTTGGAAAATCAACGCCTCAATACAAAGATACTTTCATTGACATCACGTCAAATATTGGCCTTGCTGCAGGTGAAGATGTTAAACAACTTGTGATTGGCATTAATGCTGATCACAACTTGTTACTTACTACCAATAACCGCTTACTTGCCTGGGGTTACAACCATTTTGGTCAAGTGGGAAATCAAACCAATATTCATCAAATGACCCCTTATGATCTCACCTCGTCTTTTTCTTTAGGAGTTGGAGAAACCATAGAGTGGATTGCCTCAGGACAGAATCAATCACTAGCAGTTACATCGAATAACCGGATATTTACTTGGGGAAGAAATGATTATGGTCTTTTGTTAGATGGAACAACGACCAATAAGAATCAACCAACCGAAGTAACAACTTTTCAATCACTTTTGCAAACGGGAGAAACCATTGAAAAAATAGTTTATGGTGCAACGCATGCCCATGTTCTTACTTCTTTTGGCAATTTGTATGGATTTGGATTGAGCGGATACTTTGCACTTGGAAATGCTCAAGAAGCTTCTGTTTCACTTACTCCTATTCTAATTAATCCAACTCTTGGACTTCAATCAGGGGAAACAATCACCGACGTTATTGGTGGTTGGGTAAGTGGTATGGTTTTAACTTCAAATAACCGTCTTATTTCTTTTGGAGGTAATCAGTCTGGTCAAGTGGGTTCTGGATCGGATGAATACCGAGTTCAATATCCAACAGACATCACTTCCTTATTAAATCTTAATACAAATGAAACAATTTCTTCTATTTCCACAAATGGAGAACAATTTCTTTTACTCACTAGTCTTGGTAGACTTTTCGCTTGGGGAAGAGGATTTACTAAAATGGATTTTGAAACAGATCTAAATGATGCAAATGTTCCAACGGATATATCCAATCGGCTTGGATTAAATGTAGGCGAAGTTGTAACCTTAATCAACGCAGGTTGGAGCCTTCATAGCGATCCTTATTCGATGGTTAAAACTAGTCAAAACCGTATGATTGACTGGACGCTTATGGTAATCTATGATTATTCATATACCTCAGCCAACGATAAAGTTACGATTACTTCTTATTTAGGGCAAAACCAAGTGCTTTATATTCCAGAAGAAATTGATTGGATGCCGGTTGTAGCAATAGGAGACAATGCTTTTAAAAACAATCAAACTCTTTCGACTATAACGATTCCTGAGTCTGTTAAATCCATTGGCAATAACGCTTTTGAAAATGCTTCAAATCTTGAAGAAGTAATTCTTGAAAATACTGATACATCTCATATCACTACTCTTGGAACAAATGTTTTTAATAATACTCCTTCTTATTTAAAACTGCTTGTATTTCCTTCTTGCTTAACTCAATATCAAGGTGCTTCTAATTGGAGTGCTTATGCTTCGAAAATTAGTGGGTATAATTCCTCTCTTGCGCAGGCGGTCAACCCTCCAGTTCTTTTAACTGGAATGAATCCAGTTTATTGGGATGATGACTTTATTGAGATTGTAAAATATACCAATGTCCAAACTGGTGCTATCAATCCAAATTGGGATGAAACAAAATGGTATGCATACCTCGATACTTTCTCTTATACAGATACAACGGGAGATAATGGTTTTTCTCACTGGGCCAATGCTATAAGTTTAGATGGATCTTATTGGGTTTGGATTCCTCGTTACATTTACCGCGTTTCTCTTGGTTGGAATGAAACCAAAACTGGTTCAATCGATATCAAATTTACAATTGGAACGAATGATAGTGTTCACAATCTTCCATTACAAACTACTGGTGCAGCTTCTGACTCCAATCATACTTGGACCAGTCATCCTGCTTTTACATTTGGTCAACAAGAACTAACTGGTTTCTGGGTTGCTAAATTTCAAGCCTCAGAGGTCTCAGGAGAAGTTCAATCATTGCCAGCAGTAACGCCATTTATGGATGGAGACCTCGACTCTAAGTTTCTTCGAGTAAGACAAATGGAAACGAAAACGTCCTATTATGGTTGGAATTCAACCGAACTCGATTCTCATATCTCAAAAAGCAGCGAATGGGGAGCCGTAAGTTATCTTTCACTTTCCGTTTATGGAAGGTATCGAACTTACGCCGCTGCTAACCGAACTCTCTATCTTGTTCTTCATAATAATGAAAATTGTTTTGCGACGAAGACAGGTGGAAGTGATCAATTAACTGGTTCTTACAGTAGCCCATCTTGGACATATAATGGATATCAGTCAACCACTGGAAATCCTTATGGTGTTTTCGACATGAGCGCTGGATTCACAGAAATAATGGCAAGCATTTTACTTCCTTCTTCAAGTGCAGATAATCCTACCTATGGTTTGTCCATCCTTGCAGGAAACTCTAAATACTATGATACCTTCTTAACAAATCCTACTTTAGGTTCTTTAAGTAAAGGAGACGCCACCTATGAAACAAGTGGGGGTCTTGGTGAGAATTTAGCCTGGGGTGGTCAAAGATCAGTTTCGCCAACCATCCAATATCCTTGGTTTACTCGAGGAGGGTCACACGGACAACTTGGAACTGGAAATTTTAGTTTTAGTGGCTCAAATGGTTCTTTAGATGATAACACTACTTTTAGAACAATATTGGTCCCAACACCTTAAAATAATTATATAAAATAGAAATTTCATTTAATGAAGTATCGTTATTTAAAAATTAATTTACATCTTTATATTGTAAATCATAAAAGAAGTTAGTGTTTTAAAAAAGAATATTTTGTGAGAGTCTTTTTTTTTACTTGTTATACTGTTAAAATATAGATAATAATATTTTTTTACTTTCTTTTTTTTACTAACCTTTAAACAAAGATGTAAGATTTCGGAAGGAAAATTGCAATGAAAAAACACTTTTTTTTGTCAATAATAACGGTTTGTTTGGTTTTTTTAATGTCCGCGTGTAATCAATTCGCATTTTGGGTAAGTACCACTCCTATTGTCTATGAACCACCAACCGATGTTACCACCTGGATGGATCTTGATCCAGGTGAAACCATTACCGAGATGCATTCTGGAAACATGCATCGTATCTATTTAACTTCAACTGGAAGATTTTTAGCTATTGGAAATAATCAATATGGTCAATTTGGAAAATCTACTCCTCAATACAAAGATACTTTCATTGACATCACGTCAAATATTCATCTTGTTTCAGGAGAAGGCGTTAAACAGTTGGTGATAGGCCTAAGTGCTGATTTTAACTTACTACTCACTACTAATAATCGCTTGCTTGCATGGGGTTATAACTTTTATGGCCAAGTGGGTAATCAAACCAATACCGACCAAAAAACTCCATATGATCTCACCTCGTCTTTTTCTTTAGGAGTTGGAGAAACCATTGAGTGGATTGCGGCTGGAGAAAGTCAATCATTAGCTATTACATCGAATAATCGAATATTTACTTGGGGAAGAAATGAATACGGTCTTTTGTTAGATGGAACAACAACCAATAAAAATCAACCGACCGAAGTAACAACTTTTCAATCACTTTTGCAAACGGGAGAAACCATTGAAAAAGTGGTCTTTGGTTCATATCATGTTCATATTCTTACCTCGTTTGGTAACCTATATGGCATCGGAATGAAAAGCTACTTCGCTCTTGGAAACGCTGAAGAAGGTTCTGAAACACTTACTCCTATTCTAATTAATCCTACTCTTGGGCTTCAATCGGGAGAAACCATCTCTGATATCATAAATGGTTGGTTAAATGGAATGATTTTAACTTCGAATAACCGACTCATTTCCTTTGGTGGGAATGAATTTGGACAAGCCGGGGCAGGCTCAGATGAATACTGTGTTCGCTATCCAACAGACATCACTTCCTTATTAAATCTTAGTACAAATGAAACAATATCTTCTATTTCCACAAATGGAGATCATTTTCTCCTTCTCACAAGTCTTGGAAGGCTTTTTGCTTGGGGAAGAGGATTTACTAAAATGGATTTTGAAGCTGATCTTAATGTTTTAAACTTTCCAACCGATATAACAAGTAAGCTAGGCTTAAATACTGGCGAGGTTGTAACCTTAATCAACGCGGGTTGGAGCTCTAATAGCGACCCTTATTCAATGGCTAAAACTAGTCAAAATCGTATGATTGACTGGACATTTATGGCAATCTATGATTATACTTATACCTCAGTTAACGATGAAGTAACGATTACTTCTTATACCGGTAACAACCAAGTACTTTATGTTCCAAATGAAATAGATTGGATGCCGGTTGTAGCAATAGGAGACAATGCTTTTAAAAACAATCAAACTCTTTCGACTATTACGATTCCTGCTTCTGTTCAATCCATTGGCAATAATGCCTTTGAAAATGCTACGAATTTAGAAGAAATAATTCTTGAAAATAAAGATGCAACTAATCTTACTACTCTTGGGACAAATGTTTTTAATAATACTCCTTCTTATTTGAAGCTTCTTGTATTTCCAACACTCTTAACTCAATATCAAAGCGCCACTAACTGGAGTGCTTATGCTTCAAAAATCAGTGGGTATAATTCCTCTCTTGCTCAGGCGGTCAACCCTCCCATTCTTTTAACTGGAATGAATCCGGTCTATTGGGATAATGACCATAATGAAATTGTAAAATATACCAATGTCCAAACCGGTGCTATTAATCCAAATTGGAATGAAACGAAATGGTATGCGTACATTGATACCTTTTCTTATGCTGATACAACAGGAGAAAACGGTCCTTCTCACTGGGCCAACGCTATAAGTTTAGATGGATCTTATTGGGTTTGGATTCCTCGTTACATCTACCGCGTTTCTCTTGGTTGGAACGAATCCAAAACTGGTTCAATCGATATCAAATTTACAGTTGGCACAAATGATAATATTCACAATCTTCCATTGCAAACTACCGGTACTGCATCTGATTCCAACCATACTTGGACCAGTCATCCTGCTTTTACGTTTGGTCAACAAGAACTAACTGGTTTCTGGGTTGCAAAATTTCAAGCTTCTGACGTATCAGGTGAAGTTCAATCAGTTCCAGCTGTAGCACCATTTGTGACAGGAAATCTTGATGCTAAGTTTCTTCGAGTAAGACAAATGGAAACGAAAACTTCTTATTATGGCTGGAATTCAGCCGAACTCGATTCTCATCTTTCAAAAAGCAGCGAATGGGGAGCTGTAAGTTATCTTTCATTTTCCGTTTATGGTAGACATCGAACCTATGCAACTGCAAATAGAATACTCTATGATGTCCTTTATAATAACCAATATTGTCTTGCTCCAATGACGGGTGGAAGTGATCTTTTAATCAGTACTTCCGGTAGCGCTTCTTGGATAAACAATGTACAGATGTCAAGCACAGGAAATCCTTATGGTGTTTACGACATGAGCGCTGGATTCACAGAAATAATGGCAAGTGTATTACTTCCTTCTTCAAGTGCAGATAATCCTACCTATGGTTTATCTATCCTTGCCGGAAATTCCAAATACTTTGAAACCTACTTAACAACTAGTACTTTAGGTTCTTTAAGTAAAGGAGACGCTACCTATGAAACAAGTGGGGATTTTGGTGATAATTTAGCCTGGGGAAGTCAAAATTCAATTTCGCCAACCACTCTAAATCCATGGTTTATTCGTGGAGGATCACACGGGCAACTTGGTACTGGAATTTTCAGTTATAGTGGTACAAGTGGCGCTTCAACTAATTATGTTACTTTTAGAACAATACTGGTCCCAACGCCTTAACAAAACTATAAAAATAAACAATCGCGAAGCTAACGATTGTTTTTTTTATATCTTGATTATTCAAAAAGACATGATCTATCATTTTTTTTGAAATTTGATGTTTTAAATAAGAATATTCCGTGAGAGCCTTCTCTTTTATTTGTGATAATGCTAATATAAAGATAATAATATTTTCTTACTTTCTTTTTTTATTATCTCTTATTCATAGATGTAAAACATCAGAAGGGAAATCGCTATGGTAAAACACTTTTTTATGTCAGTAATAACGATTTGTTTGGCATTTTTAATGACATCTTGCAGTCAATTTGCATTGTGGGGAGGAAATGATACTACTATTTATGAAACACCCACCGATGTTACATCTTGGATGGATCTTGATCCAGGTGAGACCATTACAGAGATGCATTCAGGGAACTTACACCGCATCTATTTGACTTCAACTGGAAGATTTCTCGCTATCGGGTCTAATTTAACGGGTCAATTTGGAAAATCAACGCCTAAATACAAAGATACTTTCATTGACATCACTTCAAATATCGGTCTTGCTTCAGGAGAAGGCGTTAAACAATTTGTGATTGGCATTCGTGCTGAGCACAACTTACTACTCACCACTAATAACCGCTTACTTTCATGGGGTTACAACGATTTTGGCCAAGTGGGTAATCAAACCAATACCGATCAAATAACTCCTTATGATCTCACTTCGTCTTTTTCTTTAGGAATCGGTGAAACCATTGAGTGGATCGCGGCTGGAGAAAGTCAATCATTAGCTATTACATCGAATAACCGGATATTTACTTGGGGAAATAATAATTATGGTCTTCTATTAGATGGAACAACGACTAATAAGAATCAACCAACCGAAGTAACAACCTTTCAATCGCTTTTACAAACGGGAGAAACCATTGTTAAAGTGACTTTTGGTGGGTTTCACGTTCATATTCTTACTTCTTTTGGTAACCTTTACGGAATTGGAAGTGGTTACAACTTTGCTCTTGGTAACGCAGATGAAATGCAAAATTTCCTTACTCCCATTCTAATTAATCCTACTCTTGGCCTTCAATCTGGAGAGACAGTTTCAGATGTCATGGCCGGTTGGAAAAGTGCAATGGTTATAACGTCAAATAACCGTCTTATCTCTTTTGGTGGCAATGAATTTGGACAAGCTGGCGTTGGTTCAGTCGAACTCCGTATTCAATACCCAACAGATATCACTTCCTCATTAAATCTAAGTACAAATGAAACAGTGTCCTCTATTTCCACGATGGGTGACCGTTTTCTATTACTCACAAGTCTTGGTAGACTTTTCGCTTGGGGAAGAGGATTTACCCTAATGGATTTTGAAACCGACCTGAATTATATAAATGTTCCAACGGAAATATCATATCGACTTGGCTTAAATGCTGGAGAAGTTGTAACCTTAATTGATGATGGGTTGAGTACAGACAATGAACTCTTTTTGATGGTTAAAACCAGTCAAAATCGTATGATTAATTGGCAACTTTTGATGACCTATGAGTATACTTATACTATAGCCAACGATGAAGTTACCATTACTTCTTATACCGGAAGCAGTCAAGTACTTTATGTGCCAGATGAAATAGATTGGATGCCGGTTGTAGCAATAGGAGACAATGCTTTTAAAAACAATCAAACTCTTTCGACTATAACGATTCCTGAATCGATTAAATCCATAGGTAATAATGCCTTTGAAAACGCTTCAAATCTTGAAGAAGTAATTCTTGAAAATACTGATACATCTAACATAACAACTCTTGGAACAAATGCTTTTAACAACACTCTTTCTTATTTGAAGCTTCTTGTATTTCCTACGTGTTTAACTTTGTATCAAGGATCTACAAATTGGAGTGCTTATGCTTCAAAAATCAGTGGGTATAATTCCTCTCTTGCGCAGGCGGTCAACCCTCCCATTCTTTTAACTGGAATGAACCCAGTCTATTGGGATGATGATTATAATGAAATTGTAAAATATACCAATGTCCAAACCGGTACTATCAATCCAAATTGGGATGAAACAAAATGGTATGCATACCTTGATACCTTTCCAAACAGAATTCATCCAGGAAATATTGGTTCTTCCCGCTGGGCCAATGCTATAAGTTCAGATGGATCTTATTGGGTTTGGATTCCTCGTTACATCTACCGAGTTTCTCTTGGTTGGAACGAATCCAAAACAGGATCAATCGATATCAAATTTACAGTTGGCACAAATGATAATATTCACAATCTTCCATTACAAACTACCGGTACTGCATCTGATTCCAATCATACTTGGACCAGTCATCCTGCGTTTACATTTGGCCAACAAGCACTAACTGGTTTTTGGGTTGCAAAATTTCAAGCCTCTGAAATATTGGGTGAAGTTCAATCAGTACCAGCTGTAACACCATTTATGACAGGAAATCTTGACTCTAAGTTTCTTCGAGCAAGGCAAATGGAAACAAAAGCCTCTTATTATGGTTGGAATTCAACCGAACTCGATTCTCATCTTTCAAAAAGCAGCGAATGGGGAGCCATAAGTTATCTTTCACTTTCTGTTTATGGCAGATACCGAACTTACGCAAGTACAAATGCAACTCTTTATTCTACTATTTATAACAGCCAAAATGTTCTTGCACCAAAAACAGGTGGAAGTGATGTTTTACTAGGTTCTTACACTGACCCATCTTGGATATATAATGGACATCAGTCA
It includes:
- a CDS encoding leucine-rich repeat protein; its protein translation is MKKHFFMSILTICLVFLMTACGQLAGNSPIVYEPPTDVTAWMDLNQGETITEMHSGNMHRIYLTSTGRLLAIGNNEYGQFGKSTPQYKDTFIDITSNIGLAAGEDVKQLVIGINADHNLLLTTNNRLLAWGYNHFGQVGNQTNIHQMTPYDLTSSFSLGVGETIEWIASGQNQSLAVTSNNRIFTWGRNDYGLLLDGTTTNKNQPTEVTTFQSLLQTGETIEKIVYGATHAHVLTSFGNLYGFGLSGYFALGNAQEASVSLTPILINPTLGLQSGETITDVIGGWVSGMVLTSNNRLISFGGNQSGQVGSGSDEYRVQYPTDITSLLNLNTNETISSISTNGEQFLLLTSLGRLFAWGRGFTKMDFETDLNDANVPTDISNRLGLNVGEVVTLINAGWSLHSDPYSMVKTSQNRMIDWTLMVIYDYSYTSANDKVTITSYLGQNQVLYIPEEIDWMPVVAIGDNAFKNNQTLSTITIPESVKSIGNNAFENASNLEEVILENTDTSHITTLGTNVFNNTPSYLKLLVFPSCLTQYQGASNWSAYASKISGYNSSLAQAVNPPVLLTGMNPVYWDDDFIEIVKYTNVQTGAINPNWDETKWYAYLDTFSYTDTTGDNGFSHWANAISLDGSYWVWIPRYIYRVSLGWNETKTGSIDIKFTIGTNDSVHNLPLQTTGAASDSNHTWTSHPAFTFGQQELTGFWVAKFQASEVSGEVQSLPAVTPFMDGDLDSKFLRVRQMETKTSYYGWNSTELDSHISKSSEWGAVSYLSLSVYGRYRTYAAANRTLYLVLHNNENCFATKTGGSDQLTGSYSSPSWTYNGYQSTTGNPYGVFDMSAGFTEIMASILLPSSSADNPTYGLSILAGNSKYYDTFLTNPTLGSLSKGDATYETSGGLGENLAWGGQRSVSPTIQYPWFTRGGSHGQLGTGNFSFSGSNGSLDDNTTFRTILVPTP
- a CDS encoding leucine-rich repeat protein — protein: MVKHFFMSVITICLAFLMTSCSQFALWGGNDTTIYETPTDVTSWMDLDPGETITEMHSGNLHRIYLTSTGRFLAIGSNLTGQFGKSTPKYKDTFIDITSNIGLASGEGVKQFVIGIRAEHNLLLTTNNRLLSWGYNDFGQVGNQTNTDQITPYDLTSSFSLGIGETIEWIAAGESQSLAITSNNRIFTWGNNNYGLLLDGTTTNKNQPTEVTTFQSLLQTGETIVKVTFGGFHVHILTSFGNLYGIGSGYNFALGNADEMQNFLTPILINPTLGLQSGETVSDVMAGWKSAMVITSNNRLISFGGNEFGQAGVGSVELRIQYPTDITSSLNLSTNETVSSISTMGDRFLLLTSLGRLFAWGRGFTLMDFETDLNYINVPTEISYRLGLNAGEVVTLIDDGLSTDNELFLMVKTSQNRMINWQLLMTYEYTYTIANDEVTITSYTGSSQVLYVPDEIDWMPVVAIGDNAFKNNQTLSTITIPESIKSIGNNAFENASNLEEVILENTDTSNITTLGTNAFNNTLSYLKLLVFPTCLTLYQGSTNWSAYASKISGYNSSLAQAVNPPILLTGMNPVYWDDDYNEIVKYTNVQTGTINPNWDETKWYAYLDTFPNRIHPGNIGSSRWANAISSDGSYWVWIPRYIYRVSLGWNESKTGSIDIKFTVGTNDNIHNLPLQTTGTASDSNHTWTSHPAFTFGQQALTGFWVAKFQASEILGEVQSVPAVTPFMTGNLDSKFLRARQMETKASYYGWNSTELDSHLSKSSEWGAISYLSLSVYGRYRTYASTNATLYSTIYNSQNVLAPKTGGSDVLLGSYTDPSWIYNGHQSTTGNAYGVYDMNGGYNEILASVLLPSSNASNPAYGLSILAGNSKYYDTFLTTSALGSLSKGDATYETSGGFGENFAWGGQSSISPTTQNPWFIRGGSLGQLGPGNFCFSGSNGTANDFTTFRMVLVPTP
- a CDS encoding leucine-rich repeat protein; translated protein: MKKHFFLSIITVCLVFLMSACNQFAFWVSTTPIVYEPPTDVTTWMDLDPGETITEMHSGNMHRIYLTSTGRFLAIGNNQYGQFGKSTPQYKDTFIDITSNIHLVSGEGVKQLVIGLSADFNLLLTTNNRLLAWGYNFYGQVGNQTNTDQKTPYDLTSSFSLGVGETIEWIAAGESQSLAITSNNRIFTWGRNEYGLLLDGTTTNKNQPTEVTTFQSLLQTGETIEKVVFGSYHVHILTSFGNLYGIGMKSYFALGNAEEGSETLTPILINPTLGLQSGETISDIINGWLNGMILTSNNRLISFGGNEFGQAGAGSDEYCVRYPTDITSLLNLSTNETISSISTNGDHFLLLTSLGRLFAWGRGFTKMDFEADLNVLNFPTDITSKLGLNTGEVVTLINAGWSSNSDPYSMAKTSQNRMIDWTFMAIYDYTYTSVNDEVTITSYTGNNQVLYVPNEIDWMPVVAIGDNAFKNNQTLSTITIPASVQSIGNNAFENATNLEEIILENKDATNLTTLGTNVFNNTPSYLKLLVFPTLLTQYQSATNWSAYASKISGYNSSLAQAVNPPILLTGMNPVYWDNDHNEIVKYTNVQTGAINPNWNETKWYAYIDTFSYADTTGENGPSHWANAISLDGSYWVWIPRYIYRVSLGWNESKTGSIDIKFTVGTNDNIHNLPLQTTGTASDSNHTWTSHPAFTFGQQELTGFWVAKFQASDVSGEVQSVPAVAPFVTGNLDAKFLRVRQMETKTSYYGWNSAELDSHLSKSSEWGAVSYLSFSVYGRHRTYATANRILYDVLYNNQYCLAPMTGGSDLLISTSGSASWINNVQMSSTGNPYGVYDMSAGFTEIMASVLLPSSSADNPTYGLSILAGNSKYFETYLTTSTLGSLSKGDATYETSGDFGDNLAWGSQNSISPTTLNPWFIRGGSHGQLGTGIFSYSGTSGASTNYVTFRTILVPTP